The following proteins come from a genomic window of Burkholderia sp. PAMC 26561:
- the tnpA gene encoding IS66 family insertion sequence element accessory protein TnpA, translated as MTDITSELKARLIVGRKQDGRCVYDPKAKRELIEACKVPGVSVARLALDHGLNANLLRTWVTADKKRQASTGIVPVAKPLNPAAAAFIPVIPTQAQPKETAPRLEVRFPNGIKVEFDDARDDQLLSLLTTLSTLPCFDSTKT; from the coding sequence ATGACTGACATCACCTCAGAGTTGAAAGCGCGGCTTATTGTAGGCCGCAAGCAGGACGGTCGATGCGTGTACGACCCGAAAGCCAAGCGAGAACTGATCGAGGCCTGCAAGGTGCCGGGCGTGTCCGTCGCACGTCTCGCGCTGGACCACGGATTAAACGCAAACTTGTTGCGTACGTGGGTTACGGCTGATAAAAAACGGCAGGCGAGCACCGGGATCGTGCCGGTGGCTAAGCCCTTGAACCCGGCGGCAGCGGCTTTCATACCCGTGATTCCAACTCAGGCCCAGCCAAAGGAGACTGCACCTCGCTTGGAGGTTCGATTTCCCAACGGCATCAAGGTTGAATTCGATGATGCCCGAGACGATCAGTTGCTGTCACTACTAACCACGCTGAGTACCTTGCCATGTTTCGATTCGACGAAGACTTGA
- the tnpB gene encoding IS66 family insertion sequence element accessory protein TnpB (TnpB, as the term is used for proteins encoded by IS66 family insertion elements, is considered an accessory protein, since TnpC, encoded by a neighboring gene, is a DDE family transposase.), protein MFRFDEDLKVFLHRDAIDGRKGINGLVALVEQALKLDPFAPAVYAFTNKRRDRVKLILWNRTGFWLLIKRLEADRFAWPREAAVLELTVEQLHWLLDGVDLAAMKKHSARHYMRAS, encoded by the coding sequence ATGTTTCGATTCGACGAAGACTTGAAGGTCTTCCTTCACCGCGACGCCATCGACGGTCGTAAAGGGATTAACGGGTTGGTTGCATTGGTCGAGCAAGCATTGAAACTCGACCCGTTCGCGCCCGCCGTTTATGCCTTTACCAACAAGCGGCGCGACCGTGTAAAGCTCATCCTGTGGAACCGAACGGGCTTCTGGCTATTGATCAAACGGTTAGAGGCAGACCGCTTTGCATGGCCCCGCGAGGCGGCAGTTCTTGAGCTGACGGTGGAACAGTTGCACTGGCTGCTCGACGGTGTCGACCTGGCGGCCATGAAGAAGCATTCGGCCCGTCACTACATGCGCGCGAGCTAG
- the tnpC gene encoding IS66 family transposase yields MARDIHKPHSITAEELAALIAERDAALADSRALRGELRVTKVERDLLKEQLKAFQRQLFGAKSEARSAEQRDLFLNEAEALAPTAATAPAQSDEAETEVAGHKRKKPGRKPLDPALPREVIRYELPESERTCPNDGTTLIEIGVEVSEQLDIVPQQVRVIRHERVKYACAECDQGILVTPARLRIISKGLFTEAALAWFVVSKFMDGLPLYRIAALLKRFGGDISRNTLAASVVRLGEAVQPIINLLRVPLLDSEIVFADETTVQVLKEPGRAAQTKSYMWCQINGSGRPVRLFGYAPGRGTQHGSNLWAGMRHGAVLMSDGYEPYNAIAQTHGAVHLGCWVHARRYFVKAEDGLPKEARGVHQPSTQFIHLIAKLYAAESHAHKKSNWRARLRRRYSRAVLTEIKRLLDHHLDTTAPSGKLGEALRYLAGQWPKLIRYVENEAWPIDNNPAENSIRPFVVGRRAWLFADSVGGAKASANLYSLVQTCVANRVDAYRYLVDLFTALPYAKTADDYEALLPWNLGKPERDASA; encoded by the coding sequence ATGGCCCGCGACATTCACAAACCCCACTCGATCACCGCCGAAGAGCTCGCCGCGCTCATCGCTGAGCGTGATGCGGCGCTTGCCGATAGCCGAGCGTTGCGCGGCGAACTACGGGTGACCAAGGTCGAACGCGACCTTCTCAAGGAACAACTCAAAGCGTTCCAGCGCCAGTTGTTCGGCGCCAAGAGCGAAGCACGTAGTGCTGAGCAGCGGGACCTGTTTCTGAACGAAGCCGAAGCGCTTGCCCCCACCGCAGCGACGGCGCCGGCACAGTCTGACGAAGCTGAAACTGAGGTCGCGGGTCATAAACGTAAGAAGCCCGGTCGAAAGCCGCTCGATCCTGCTCTGCCGCGTGAAGTGATTCGCTACGAATTGCCCGAATCAGAACGTACCTGCCCAAACGACGGCACGACGTTGATCGAGATCGGCGTCGAAGTCAGCGAGCAGCTTGACATCGTTCCACAGCAAGTACGGGTGATTCGTCACGAGCGCGTGAAGTACGCGTGCGCAGAGTGTGACCAGGGAATCTTGGTTACGCCGGCGCGTTTGCGCATCATCTCGAAGGGTTTGTTCACCGAAGCGGCGCTGGCCTGGTTCGTGGTGTCGAAATTCATGGATGGGTTGCCGCTGTACCGCATTGCGGCGCTGCTCAAACGCTTTGGCGGTGACATCTCGCGCAATACGCTTGCGGCCAGTGTCGTGCGCCTGGGCGAGGCGGTGCAGCCCATCATCAATTTATTGCGGGTTCCCTTACTCGACAGCGAGATTGTGTTCGCTGACGAGACCACCGTGCAAGTGCTCAAGGAGCCTGGGCGAGCGGCGCAAACCAAGAGCTATATGTGGTGCCAAATCAACGGCAGCGGGCGACCCGTGCGGCTCTTCGGATATGCACCCGGGCGTGGCACGCAACACGGGTCAAACCTATGGGCAGGCATGCGCCACGGCGCCGTGCTGATGAGCGACGGGTACGAACCATACAACGCGATCGCGCAAACCCATGGCGCCGTGCATTTAGGTTGCTGGGTTCACGCGAGGCGTTACTTCGTGAAAGCGGAAGACGGGTTACCCAAAGAGGCGCGTGGTGTACATCAGCCGTCCACGCAATTCATCCATCTCATTGCCAAGCTCTATGCGGCGGAGTCGCACGCGCATAAGAAGTCCAACTGGCGAGCGCGCTTACGTCGGCGCTACAGTCGTGCAGTGCTCACGGAAATCAAGAGACTCCTTGACCACCATCTCGATACGACTGCGCCGAGCGGAAAATTAGGCGAAGCCCTGAGGTATCTTGCCGGTCAGTGGCCAAAACTGATTCGCTATGTGGAAAACGAAGCGTGGCCCATTGATAACAATCCAGCTGAGAATTCGATTCGTCCATTTGTAGTCGGACGCCGAGCATGGTTATTCGCTGACTCTGTGGGTGGGGCTAAAGCGAGCGCGAACCTGTACTCGCTTGTCCAAACGTGTGTCGCAAATCGTGTCGACGCTTATCGATATCTGGTCGACCTATTTACGGCGCTGCCCTATGCCAAGACCGCCGACGACTACGAGGCCTTGTTGCCTTGGAACCTCGGCAAACCCGAAAGGGATGCCTCGGCATAA
- a CDS encoding transposase, producing the protein MTEENDLRSRLVIGQKRDGRREYDDEARDELIRLCLKRGVSIARTAMEHDINPNLLRTWVTQYRQRQAATESVAKVSEVSDEVMIDIAVPAALTMSYNDHAAPFVAVAHAATPPSAAPPPMTMSLALHVRLSNGVELELGSSIATIDELTTVVQILGRLPCSGSTKS; encoded by the coding sequence ATGACAGAAGAAAATGACTTGCGAAGCCGTTTAGTGATTGGCCAAAAGCGCGATGGCCGACGCGAATACGATGACGAAGCGCGGGATGAACTTATCCGTCTGTGTCTGAAGCGAGGCGTATCGATTGCCCGAACAGCCATGGAACATGATATCAACCCGAATCTGTTGCGCACCTGGGTTACGCAGTATCGGCAGCGGCAAGCCGCCACAGAATCGGTTGCTAAAGTCTCCGAGGTATCGGACGAAGTGATGATCGACATTGCGGTGCCTGCCGCGCTAACGATGTCGTACAACGATCACGCTGCGCCATTTGTTGCGGTCGCCCATGCGGCGACGCCACCATCGGCTGCGCCACCCCCGATGACGATGTCTCTGGCGCTGCATGTGCGTCTATCGAACGGCGTCGAACTTGAGCTGGGCAGCTCGATCGCGACCATCGACGAACTGACGACCGTAGTGCAGATCCTGGGGAGGTTGCCGTGTTCAGGTTCGACGAAAAGCTGA
- the tnpB gene encoding IS66 family insertion sequence element accessory protein TnpB (TnpB, as the term is used for proteins encoded by IS66 family insertion elements, is considered an accessory protein, since TnpC, encoded by a neighboring gene, is a DDE family transposase.): MFRFDEKLKVYLHRDPVDFRYGMNSLSILVEQSMQLNPMDSSLYIFGNRRRDRIKILFWDGSGFWLMIKRLETSHFIWPDNKAEVVTMTSDVLHALLDGDDITTIRRHTKREYLRVS, encoded by the coding sequence GTGTTCAGGTTCGACGAAAAGCTGAAGGTTTACTTGCACCGGGATCCTGTCGATTTCCGCTACGGTATGAACAGCCTGTCAATCCTCGTTGAGCAGTCCATGCAATTGAACCCGATGGACTCCTCTCTTTACATCTTCGGGAATCGGCGTCGTGACCGCATCAAGATTCTCTTCTGGGATGGCAGCGGTTTCTGGCTAATGATCAAACGATTGGAGACGAGCCACTTCATCTGGCCGGACAACAAGGCCGAGGTCGTGACGATGACAAGCGACGTCCTGCATGCGCTGCTCGACGGCGATGACATTACGACGATCCGGCGACATACAAAGCGAGAATATCTCCGCGTTAGCTGA
- the tnpC gene encoding IS66 family transposase, translating into MPIEVTITADELKELLAEREAARALREEQETLRGALRLVTAERDLAEERLRAYRRELFGAKSEARGSDQLGLFNEAEALSANSTAALEDTPETTAGTHQRKRRGHRKPLDPNLPREVVRHDLPEADRFCTNDGHALVEIGVEISEQLDVIPEQLRVIQHQRVKYACPCCDLGIKVTPAPARIIPRGLLTESALAWIATGKYQFGMPLYRQAGLLRRFGGDISSNTIAASMVRVGLAIQPVINLMRDALLDAELVYCDETTFQVLKEKGRKPQTKSYLWSQMTDSGNPIRCFTYTPGRGAHLADKLFTGIRKGAVLMTDGYEPYNSLAERYQLVHLGCWVHARRYFIKAEENVPKAARSPDLLATRFIKLIGKLFAVETRSAQWAVDRRQRLRQRYCRRVLDVIHKLLTEQSPGVVPNSLLGKALTYLRGQWPKLIRYTENGSWPISNNACENSIRPFCVGRRSWLFADTVAGANASANIYSIVETCRAHRIDPYRYLTWLFQRLPLANTVDEYDALLPWKMPADIP; encoded by the coding sequence ATGCCGATCGAGGTCACGATCACCGCCGACGAATTGAAAGAGCTGCTCGCTGAGCGCGAGGCCGCTCGCGCACTGCGCGAAGAACAGGAAACGCTACGTGGCGCGTTGCGGCTCGTGACAGCGGAACGCGATCTTGCCGAGGAGCGGCTTCGTGCTTACCGTCGTGAACTGTTCGGCGCGAAGAGCGAAGCGCGGGGTTCCGATCAACTGGGTCTGTTCAACGAAGCCGAAGCGCTCAGTGCGAACAGCACGGCCGCCTTGGAAGACACTCCAGAGACGACAGCTGGTACGCATCAGCGCAAGCGGCGTGGTCATCGCAAACCGCTCGATCCGAATCTGCCGCGCGAGGTTGTGCGACATGATCTCCCCGAGGCCGACCGCTTCTGCACGAACGACGGTCACGCGCTCGTGGAAATCGGGGTCGAGATCAGCGAGCAGCTCGATGTGATTCCAGAGCAGCTTCGTGTGATCCAGCATCAGCGCGTCAAGTATGCGTGCCCATGCTGCGATCTCGGCATCAAGGTCACGCCGGCGCCCGCGCGCATCATCCCTCGCGGACTGCTTACCGAATCGGCGCTTGCGTGGATCGCCACGGGCAAGTACCAGTTCGGAATGCCACTTTATCGTCAGGCTGGTTTGCTGCGGCGCTTTGGCGGCGACATCTCGTCCAACACGATCGCCGCGAGCATGGTTCGCGTCGGTCTGGCAATACAGCCTGTGATTAACCTGATGCGCGATGCATTGCTCGATGCGGAGCTGGTCTACTGCGACGAGACGACATTCCAGGTCTTGAAGGAGAAGGGGCGTAAGCCTCAGACGAAGAGCTATCTCTGGTCGCAGATGACGGATTCAGGAAATCCGATCCGCTGCTTCACCTACACGCCCGGTCGCGGTGCGCACCTGGCTGACAAACTGTTCACGGGCATTCGTAAAGGTGCGGTTCTGATGACGGACGGCTATGAACCCTATAACAGCCTCGCCGAGCGATACCAGCTTGTTCATCTTGGATGCTGGGTTCACGCGAGACGATACTTCATCAAGGCAGAGGAAAATGTGCCTAAAGCAGCGCGCTCGCCCGATCTGCTGGCCACGCGTTTCATCAAGCTCATCGGAAAGTTATTCGCCGTCGAGACACGCAGCGCGCAATGGGCTGTCGATCGACGACAGCGATTGCGACAACGGTATTGTAGGCGCGTGCTCGATGTGATTCATAAGCTGTTGACCGAGCAATCTCCCGGCGTCGTGCCAAATAGCCTCCTCGGCAAAGCGCTAACTTACCTGCGCGGACAGTGGCCGAAACTAATTCGATACACCGAGAATGGCAGCTGGCCCATCTCGAATAATGCTTGTGAAAACTCGATTCGCCCATTCTGTGTAGGACGCCGCTCCTGGCTCTTTGCAGACACCGTTGCGGGCGCCAACGCCAGCGCTAACATCTACTCAATCGTGGAGACCTGTCGCGCCCACCGCATTGATCCCTATCGTTACCTCACCTGGCTGTTTCAACGGCTGCCACTTGCAAATACCGTCGATGAATACGACGCGCTGCTTCCTTGGAAGATGCCGGCCGACATTCCCTGA
- a CDS encoding alkene reductase gives MSLDKLLSPIKVGSVELKNRMVMAPLTRNRASQPGDIPTDLNARYYAQRAGAGLIVSEATQISKQGQGYFAAPGIYTDEQEAGWTNVVKAVHEKGGRIALQLWHVGRVSHHLVQADDNQPVAPSAIRAENTTAFVKHKDGLLGPIPADTPRALETRELPGIVKQYVSAAKRAKQAGFDMVEVHAANGYLLQQFMSTNTNHRTDQYGGSVESRVRLVVEVLEAVVAVFGADRVGIRISPKFVGFDLKDTEAEASSLYLAKELTRLGVAYMHIAEPDWAGGEPLSDLFRQKLRAAFSGKIIVCGQYTAESAEKRIERGQADLIAFGRAYLANPDLDVRFRENAPLNKPNVATFYRGADEGYTNYPTLDGSST, from the coding sequence ATGTCGCTAGACAAGCTGTTATCACCGATCAAGGTCGGTTCGGTCGAACTCAAGAACCGCATGGTCATGGCGCCGCTCACACGCAATCGCGCTTCTCAACCCGGCGATATCCCGACCGACTTGAACGCGCGCTATTACGCGCAACGTGCCGGTGCAGGTTTGATCGTGTCCGAAGCGACACAGATATCGAAGCAAGGACAAGGTTATTTCGCGGCACCCGGCATTTATACGGACGAACAGGAAGCGGGCTGGACCAACGTGGTTAAAGCCGTTCACGAAAAAGGCGGCAGGATTGCCCTCCAGTTGTGGCACGTCGGGCGGGTCTCGCATCATCTCGTACAAGCCGATGACAACCAGCCGGTGGCACCGTCGGCTATTCGTGCCGAGAACACGACCGCGTTCGTGAAGCACAAAGACGGTTTGCTCGGACCGATTCCGGCCGATACCCCGCGTGCGCTCGAGACGCGGGAGTTGCCGGGCATCGTCAAGCAATACGTGAGCGCTGCGAAGCGCGCAAAACAGGCCGGCTTCGATATGGTTGAGGTCCACGCGGCCAATGGATATTTGCTGCAACAATTCATGTCGACGAATACCAATCATCGCACCGACCAATACGGCGGCAGCGTCGAAAGTCGCGTACGGCTAGTCGTGGAGGTGCTCGAAGCAGTGGTGGCTGTGTTCGGCGCAGATCGCGTGGGGATTCGCATTTCGCCGAAATTTGTCGGCTTCGACCTAAAGGACACGGAAGCGGAAGCGTCGTCTCTTTACTTGGCGAAAGAGTTGACGCGCCTAGGCGTGGCGTACATGCATATTGCTGAACCGGACTGGGCTGGCGGCGAGCCGTTGTCAGACCTTTTCAGGCAAAAGCTTCGCGCAGCGTTCAGTGGAAAGATTATTGTGTGCGGGCAGTACACAGCCGAAAGCGCCGAGAAGCGGATCGAACGCGGTCAGGCGGATTTGATCGCCTTTGGCCGCGCGTATCTGGCAAATCCGGATCTCGATGTGCGGTTCCGCGAAAACGCCCCACTCAACAAGCCAAACGTAGCGACCTTTTACCGTGGCGCTGATGAAGGCTACACTAACTATCCGACACTCGATGGCAGCTCAACCTAA
- a CDS encoding glycosyltransferase family 4 protein, whose product MNPSRLKIGILTHIKHPIREPFAGGLEAFTHDITQHLKHRGHDVTLFAHPDSALRLNAVPMAPVGSYRGDAVKHEHDTLSSDFIAEHHAYMDCLQGIDAYEFDIIFNNALHYVPVTMSGMIATPMLTVLHTPPFFEMINAISAQHRRGGGNYCTVSRSNAADWEELTPDCHVIPNGIDLEQWRPTHRPIGNHAFWYGRLVADKGAHLAIDAAQLAGIPLRIAGQAIDRAYFDEEIAPRLSRNVVYLGHLSRAELVEELGCASVCLVTPCWNEPFGLVAAEALACGTPVAAFSRGAIPELLTAETGVLASANDAASLATALLSARTLDRAACRRHASSHWDIDLMVARYEVLLANLARLKVRDYG is encoded by the coding sequence GTGAACCCATCCCGTTTGAAGATCGGAATCCTCACGCACATCAAACACCCAATCCGCGAGCCCTTCGCAGGTGGCCTGGAGGCATTCACCCACGACATTACCCAGCACCTCAAGCATCGCGGCCATGACGTGACGCTCTTTGCGCATCCCGATTCGGCGCTCCGGTTGAATGCAGTGCCAATGGCGCCTGTCGGCAGTTATCGCGGCGATGCCGTTAAACATGAACACGACACGCTGAGCTCCGATTTTATTGCGGAACACCATGCGTACATGGACTGCCTGCAGGGTATCGATGCATACGAATTCGACATCATCTTCAATAATGCCCTGCACTACGTTCCCGTCACAATGTCTGGCATGATCGCCACGCCGATGCTGACCGTTCTGCATACGCCACCATTTTTTGAAATGATCAATGCCATTTCCGCTCAGCACAGACGTGGCGGCGGTAACTACTGCACGGTGTCGCGCTCCAATGCAGCAGACTGGGAGGAACTGACGCCCGACTGTCACGTCATTCCAAATGGTATTGACCTGGAGCAATGGCGGCCGACGCATAGACCTATTGGCAACCACGCATTCTGGTATGGCCGGCTTGTAGCCGACAAGGGCGCCCATCTCGCGATCGACGCAGCCCAACTTGCAGGAATTCCATTACGCATCGCGGGGCAGGCAATTGACCGCGCGTACTTCGACGAAGAGATCGCGCCCCGGCTTTCGAGAAATGTCGTTTATCTGGGTCACCTGTCGAGGGCCGAGCTTGTTGAAGAACTTGGTTGTGCGAGCGTCTGCCTCGTCACGCCGTGCTGGAACGAGCCGTTTGGACTCGTCGCGGCTGAGGCTCTGGCCTGCGGCACGCCGGTCGCGGCATTCTCTCGAGGTGCAATTCCTGAACTTTTGACTGCCGAGACGGGCGTGCTTGCTTCGGCCAACGACGCAGCGTCACTAGCCACAGCGTTGCTCAGCGCACGCACGCTCGATCGTGCCGCGTGTCGCCGCCATGCTTCATCGCACTGGGATATAGATCTAATGGTCGCTCGTTATGAGGTTCTACTCGCCAACTTGGCCCGGCTAAAGGTTCGTGATTATGGCTGA
- a CDS encoding glycosyltransferase family 2 protein, whose translation MNVLTLVHGRRGHLLNMIRGLEQSTVPPAALVIVQMNETPFRWESSRFPIVHCALDSGDDKLPLAAARNAAVDNAPGDDLVFLDVDCVPAPDLLAAYRDKLALSKNVLYQGEVLYLPSALENTETAMDLFAQYGAPHPLHVGRCSGETVPHALFWSLNFACQRETFEQIGRFDTQYRGYGAEDTDFGFRAAETGVPIEFIQARAFHQFHPSFDPPLNHLTSIVANARLFRARWGFWPMDGWLTQFANAGYIEMDDEAIVLRRMPTRIEIAAALR comes from the coding sequence ATGAATGTCTTGACTCTCGTGCACGGTCGTCGCGGTCATTTGCTCAACATGATCCGTGGCCTTGAGCAGTCGACGGTACCGCCGGCTGCGCTCGTTATCGTGCAGATGAATGAAACGCCCTTCCGGTGGGAAAGCTCGCGTTTCCCGATCGTTCATTGCGCCCTAGACAGCGGCGACGACAAGTTACCGCTCGCAGCCGCTCGCAACGCTGCCGTCGACAATGCACCTGGTGATGACCTTGTATTTCTCGATGTGGACTGTGTTCCTGCGCCGGATCTGTTGGCAGCTTATCGCGATAAACTTGCCCTCTCAAAAAACGTCCTGTACCAAGGCGAGGTGCTGTACCTTCCCTCGGCCCTGGAGAACACTGAAACGGCAATGGACCTATTTGCGCAATACGGAGCGCCCCATCCGCTTCATGTGGGGCGATGCAGCGGTGAAACCGTGCCGCACGCCCTCTTTTGGTCACTCAACTTTGCGTGTCAACGTGAGACGTTCGAGCAAATCGGCCGCTTCGATACGCAATACCGCGGCTACGGCGCAGAAGACACGGATTTTGGCTTTCGCGCGGCGGAAACCGGAGTGCCAATAGAGTTCATCCAGGCGCGCGCGTTCCATCAGTTCCATCCTAGCTTCGATCCGCCGCTCAATCACCTTACAAGCATCGTTGCCAACGCACGACTCTTCCGCGCGCGCTGGGGATTTTGGCCCATGGACGGCTGGTTGACTCAATTTGCGAATGCTGGCTACATCGAAATGGACGATGAAGCGATCGTGCTGCGCCGAATGCCGACACGCATTGAAATCGCGGCAGCTCTACGATGA
- a CDS encoding H-NS family nucleoid-associated regulatory protein, which translates to MPTLEVIQEKLKRLQAQADALIAKKAQSALDQIRRLMLEHGLTTEDIEAKAKAKREAKGAGSPIVTTKRKASNALGTKVAPKFQDPKSGAMWTGRGSAPAWIAKAKDRTKFLIENNAVAAHVTSPAVKNANATATAKPRGYRTGPQPAKYRDRKSGATWSGKGRAPAWLANVKDRTKFLIEEAGASPVTELATKATRKSPAAAKKASAAKKVLRRVAAKKATVKKTTAVKSEGKETPSRKAVAGRKKVAAKKSGPVAKKRVAKKATRLSNTASAPTVADAVSDPQAALTAPAV; encoded by the coding sequence ATGCCCACACTCGAAGTCATTCAAGAAAAGCTTAAGAGGTTGCAGGCGCAAGCCGACGCGCTGATCGCAAAGAAAGCGCAGTCTGCATTGGACCAGATTCGTCGCCTGATGCTGGAACACGGATTAACGACCGAAGATATCGAAGCCAAAGCAAAAGCGAAGCGGGAAGCGAAAGGGGCAGGCAGTCCGATTGTTACGACAAAGCGGAAAGCATCCAATGCCCTTGGCACTAAAGTCGCTCCGAAGTTTCAGGATCCGAAGAGCGGTGCCATGTGGACCGGCCGTGGAAGCGCACCGGCTTGGATCGCGAAAGCAAAAGATCGCACCAAGTTCTTGATTGAAAACAATGCGGTGGCGGCGCACGTCACGTCTCCCGCAGTCAAGAACGCTAATGCAACGGCTACCGCGAAACCCCGCGGGTACCGAACGGGACCGCAGCCGGCTAAATATCGCGACCGCAAGTCAGGCGCAACATGGAGCGGTAAAGGCCGCGCACCCGCGTGGCTCGCGAACGTCAAAGACCGCACCAAATTCTTGATTGAAGAGGCGGGTGCGTCGCCCGTCACTGAACTCGCGACCAAAGCGACGCGTAAATCGCCTGCAGCTGCCAAAAAAGCGAGCGCGGCCAAAAAAGTATTGCGGAGGGTTGCGGCGAAGAAGGCCACTGTCAAAAAAACAACTGCTGTGAAAAGTGAAGGGAAGGAAACCCCGTCGAGGAAAGCCGTGGCTGGACGCAAGAAGGTTGCGGCTAAAAAGTCAGGACCGGTCGCGAAAAAGAGAGTTGCAAAGAAGGCGACTCGATTAAGCAATACAGCGTCCGCACCGACAGTGGCTGACGCTGTCAGCGATCCACAAGCAGCGTTGACAGCGCCGGCAGTGTAA
- a CDS encoding DUF1488 family protein, which translates to MQHSYEPTLVEDGRVVMSTALNAGREVSALITKTALEQYFWSRPDANEGHVLRIFADGRHRIAAVTRRLALRSGSTKVRLDEQDF; encoded by the coding sequence GTGCAACATTCATATGAACCAACCCTTGTGGAGGATGGCCGGGTCGTTATGTCCACGGCATTGAACGCTGGTCGCGAAGTAAGCGCACTGATCACGAAGACGGCGTTAGAGCAGTACTTCTGGTCGCGCCCAGATGCAAACGAAGGCCATGTGCTGCGTATATTTGCTGACGGCCGCCATCGCATCGCGGCCGTCACGCGACGTTTGGCTTTACGTAGCGGTTCGACAAAAGTTCGCCTTGATGAGCAAGACTTTTAG
- a CDS encoding HU family DNA-binding protein produces MNKQEHVDAVAAQTGASKALTSEIVDEVLVAITRAVVSGDTVQLIGFGSFGKRARAARAGRNPKTGVPLQIAAATTVKFTAGKGFKDSVNQ; encoded by the coding sequence ATGAACAAGCAAGAACATGTTGATGCAGTCGCGGCACAAACCGGCGCAAGCAAGGCTTTGACCAGCGAGATCGTAGATGAGGTCCTAGTAGCGATCACGCGAGCAGTGGTGTCAGGTGATACCGTTCAATTAATCGGCTTTGGTTCGTTCGGTAAGAGGGCACGTGCCGCTCGCGCGGGGCGCAATCCAAAAACCGGCGTACCGCTGCAAATCGCTGCAGCTACCACAGTAAAGTTCACTGCAGGAAAAGGCTTCAAGGATAGCGTCAATCAGTAA
- a CDS encoding SET domain-containing protein — translation MQEFFVRRSPIHGRGVFADTIIAHADYLLEYKGEVLSEREANHRVARTKAWRAARHFFGLGDGRAIDGTVSGNSACWISQSCETNREAEQDGDRMCTRTIEKIKLGEQTFIDYRLDTGSRTTKKLTATYGRRCGAKNCRLTMLYVQ, via the coding sequence GTGCAGGAATTTTTCGTAAGGCGTTCTCCGATCCATGGACGCGGCGTATTCGCCGATACCATTATTGCGCACGCCGACTATTTGCTGGAATACAAGGGCGAAGTGCTTTCTGAACGCGAGGCCAATCATCGGGTTGCGCGCACGAAAGCGTGGAGGGCCGCACGTCATTTTTTTGGTTTAGGCGACGGCCGGGCGATCGATGGAACCGTTAGCGGAAATTCCGCATGCTGGATCAGTCAAAGTTGTGAAACGAACCGAGAGGCCGAACAGGACGGCGATCGGATGTGTACCCGTACTATCGAAAAAATCAAACTTGGTGAACAAACCTTCATTGATTATCGGCTCGACACTGGAAGCCGTACTACTAAGAAGTTGACGGCGACCTATGGCCGTCGATGTGGTGCTAAAAATTGTCGCCTGACGATGCTCTACGTGCAATGA